In a genomic window of Papilio machaon chromosome 4, ilPapMach1.1, whole genome shotgun sequence:
- the LOC106720747 gene encoding SH3 domain-binding protein 5 homolog isoform X2, with protein sequence MEESSFTIPADDNGDSELDPRIQVELEKLNAATDEINKLELELDESVKTFHLLLNETSRRLQTLSKRLGSCVDRSRPYHKAVEAAAAARTDCQRAAVQFQRASELHAAAKETVSLAEQRFVSKQDEWQFDSNWQEVLNHAIIKVMDAEKRKTESGREHQKKAAAYIAAEKNVTQLEENLKRSIIKSRLYFDEKKLCDEQLQMQNEKIEKLQRLIADAKFRYATSLKALEEISEEIHRRRGEYPPGKEPIPVGPREPGVGAERDPIHDENQLEPRDFEKDEEPSLQELRKRVRELALKPIDRSDVDTDEAWTQELNETINKLDQLLMMKENNQQKRSKFTASSPRNSSAPTTSTNTAHRQPPSDSWNTDSNLTRTKSISRDVIYETVNPPMSKTEKSKSMMSLDVLALARDATILDRESYLKAVIEDKSPTGTFTESNSDRNESLDDILMVECDSSDSTQNPVIRMTSSTITDSDHS encoded by the exons ATGGAGGAATCTTCATTTACTATTCCAGCTGATGACAATGGTGATTCTGAGCTTGATCCTAGAATACAG GTGGAATTGGAGAAATTGAACGCGGCCACGGACGAAATCAATAAACTGGAGCTGGAATTAGAC GAGTCTGTAAAAACGTTTCACTTGCTATTGAACGAGACTTCGCGTCGACTGCAGACGTTGAGCAAACGGCTCGGTAGCTGTGTGGACAGGTCGCGGCCCTATCACAAGGCGGTCGAAGCCGCTGCCGCTGCTAGGACAGATTGCCAGCGAGCAGCGGTGCAGTTTCAACGTGCCAGTG AGCTGCACGCGGCCGCCAAGGAGACTGTGAGCCTGGCGGAGCAGCGCTTCGTCAGCAAACAGGACGAGTGGCAGTTCGACAGCAACTGGCAGGAGGTTCTCAATCATGCCATCATCAAG GTTATGGACgcagaaaaaagaaaaactgagAGCGGACGTGAACATCAAAAGAAAGCTGCGGCATACATCGCGGCTGAAAAAAAC GTGACTCAACTAgaagaaaacttaaaaaggaGCATCATTAAATCCCGTTTATATTTCGATGAAAAGAAACTTTGTGATGAACAGCTTCAGATGCAGAATGAAAAGATAGAGAAACTGCAGCGTCTCATTGCAGACGCCAAGTTCCGGTATGCGACATCACTCAAGGCTCTAGAGGAGATCTCCGAAGAGATACACAGACGAAGAGGAGAGTACCCGCCGGGCAAAGAACCTATACCGGTCGGGCCAAGGGAGCCGGGAGTCGGCGCAGAGCGAGACCCTATACACGATGAAAATCAACTGGAACCGAGAGATTTTGAAAAAGATGAAGAACCCAGTCTCCAAGAGCTTAGGAAGAGAGTGAGAGAACTCGCCCTCAAGCCGATAGACCGGAGCGATGTGGACACAGATGAAGCTTGGACGCAGGAACTGAACGAGACCATCAATAAATTGGATCAGCTGCTAATGATGAAGGAGAACAATCAACAGAAGAGGTCCAAGTTCACGGCGAGCTCTCCGCGGAACTCCAGCGCGCCCACAACCAGCACCAATACAGCGCACAGACAGCCGCCCAGTGACAGCTGGAATACTGACTCTAACTTGACTAGAACTAAGTCAATCAGTCGGGATGTCATCTACGAAACTGTTAATCCTCCGATGAGTAAAACTGAAAAGTCTAAAAGCATGATGTCTTTAGATGTTCTAGCGTTAGCTCGTGACGCTACAATTCTAGATCGGGAGTCATATTTGAAGGCAGTGATAGAAGATAAATCACCAACCGGCACTTTTACTGAAAGTAATTCTGACAGGAACGAAAGTCTTGATGATATCCTGATGGTGGAATGTGACTCCAGTGATTCCACGCAGAATCCCGTCATCAGAATGACCAGCTCCACCATCACTGACAGCGATCATAGCTAA
- the LOC106720746 gene encoding F-BAR domain only protein 2, translated as MSVNFVDYFANEHYGYDILYQNMKFGFIASKELSEYLRERSNIEETNSKLLAKLAKQANSNCAQGTFAPFWTVLKCSAEKLSNLHQHMFQKVGELVKDVARYAEELHKKHKAVKDSESSTLEVVLLIQSTKQALQKAKDVYTTKSTELEKLRKDNASAKDIEKSEVKLKKLHEDYRQLAEKYNLVKQDFEKKMTQTCKHFQDVEEAHLKQMKQFVNVYADIIQNNHDMMGQVHRDFKHQCLELTVEKLLEQFLVEKYNAIDKANLVELPPALPKPGSANNSISEADQISTISNGSHKPQPVPKTAAKKDQQSFVTKTSRRTTSLLNLFTPNFQSKDEPSVSADGAAPCSAPSSPSGTSATPAAQDKDDNMGRSTFRESKWFRSRRTKTKNKKLKKKKDEISENSNAGDRSDLEEKEEEVPTKDDLMNSPEVDEEGFCIRPKDEKGSVYSSSDSDSEEEREQKIHVEIKPITNGSAPMSASVDELRATVENISLYKIGTTRRGSNANTSKASSDLLDINFFQSPNISNPASPHGNVSNPYAPLQPNQSHLLESPTPVSTADVGDLFSEVGDLGQSNFRTSTPTITTISLPRPPSRRSEGDFRAAASSGSRGPSPLTIGMADTIPLAVAFHEIIHSYFRGTEESKCQVKMSGDMMLSFPTGIVGVLANNPNPAKLCFRLKNIHRLDNVLPNKQLISINTMMSTRDTTVVDFNMPALTSLLKRQSEKNPTAQYFNVDILKYQIRPKTGAASCPFQLVSYWKCEQDHTDLKVDYKYNLHAMSPPSPLLNVSVCVPINVGVKNVIAMPKSIWNGENGQALWRFTELSQHSEDRGVGSLRARFELNNGPSSKGTISAQFNCEGATLSGIEFELVGSGYRLSLVKRRFVSGKYICDSDFY; from the coding sequence ATGAGTGTCAACTTCGTAGATTATTTCGCCAACGAGCATTATGgatatgatattttatatcaaaacatgaAATTCGGATTTATAGCCAGCAAAGAACTCTCGGAGTATCTTAGGGAGCGATCAAACATTGAGGAGACGAATTCTAAGTTATTAGCTAAACTAGCTAAACAAGCTAATAGCAATTGCGCACAGGGTACATTTGCACCTTTTTGGACCGTTCTAAAATGTTCAGCGGAAAAACTGTCAAACTTACATCAGCACATGTTCCAAAAGGTTGGTGAACTTGTCAAAGATGTTGCTCGTTATGCTGAGGAGTTACATAAAAAGCATAAGGCTGTTAAAGACTCAGAATCGAGTACATTAGAAGTTGTTTTACTGATACAAAGCACAAAGCAAGCCTTGCAGAAAGCTAAGGATGTGTATACAACAAAGTCAACTGAGCTAGAGAAACTACGCAAAGATAATGCATCTGCTAAAGATATTGAAAAATCTGaagtgaaactaaaaaaacttcatGAGGACTATAGACAACTTGCTGAGAAGTACAATCTTGTGAAACAAGattttgaaaagaaaatgaCACAAACTTGTAAACATTTCCAGGATGTTGAAGAAGCTCatctaaaacaaatgaaacagtttgtaaatgtttatgcAGACATTATTCAGAACAATCACGATATGATGGGACAAGTTCATAGGGACTTTAAGCACCAATGCCTAGAGTTGACCGTTGAAAAGTTATTAGAACAGTTTCTGGTAGAAAAGTATAATGCAATAGATAAAGCTAATCTTGTTGAATTGCCACCTGCACTCCCTAAACCTGGTTCTGCTAATAATTCTATTTCAGAAGCAGACCAAATATCAACAATTTCCAATGGCTCACATAAACCACAACCAGTTCCTAAAACGGCAGCTAAAAAAGATCAACAatcatttgttacaaaaacttCTAGAAGGACTACCTCTCTTCTTAATTTGTTCACACCAAATTTCCAAAGTAAAGATGAGCCTAGCGTAAGTGCCGATGGGGCAGCACCATGCTCAGCTCCATCCAGCCCCAGTGGCACTTCAGCCACACCTGCGGCTCAGGATAAAGATGACAACATGGGACGATCAACATTCCGGGAATCTAAATGGTTTCGCAGTAGAcgtacaaaaactaaaaataagaaattgaaaaagaaaaaggatGAAATTTCAGAGAATTCAAATGCAGGTGATAGGTCTGATTTAGAAGAGAAAGAGGAAGAAGTGCCCACAAAAGATGATTTAATGAATTCCCCTGAGGTTGATGAGGAAGGGTTCTGTATAAGGCCTAAAGATGAAAAAGGGAGTGTGTACTCTTCTTCTGACTCAGATTCTGAGGAAGAAAGAGAACAGAAGATTCATGTTGAAATTAAACCTATTACTAATGGTAGTGCCCCCATGTCGGCTAGTGTAGATGAACTGAGAGCCACAGTTGAAAACATATCTTTGTACAAAATTGGTACAACTCGCAGAGGCTCCAATGCAAATACAAGTAAAGCCAGTAGTGACCTCCTGGATATCAATTTCTTTCAAAGTCCCAATATAAGCAATCCAGCCTCACCACATGGCAATGTTTCAAATCCATATGCACCTTTGCAGCCGAACCAATCACACTTATTGGAAAGCCCTACTCCAGTTTCAACTGCGGATGTCGGAGACCTTTTCTCTGAAGTTGGGGATTTGGGGCAATCTAACTTCAGAACATCGACTCCCACAATAACAACTATTTCTCTGCCTAGACCGCCTTCGCGGCGATCTGAAGGAGACTTTCGAGCAGCTGCGTCCTCAGGTTCTAGAGGGCCCTCTCCTCTCACAATAGGTATGGCAGATACTATACCCCTTGCTGTAGCTTTCCATGAAATTATTCACTCCTATTTTAGAGGAACAGAAGAGAGTAAATGTCAAGTAAAAATGTCAGGAGATATGATGTTATCATTCCCAACTGGCATAGTGGGAGTTTTAGCCAACAACCCCAATCCAGCAAAGTTATGTTTCAgactaaaaaatatacatagacTAGACAATGTCTTACCTAACAAGCAACTGATTAGTATCAACACAATGATGTCAACGAGAGATACTACTGTTGTAGATTTCAACATGCCTGCATTAACATCATTGTTGAAAAGACAATCTGAAAAGAATCCAACGGCTCAATATTTCAATGTAGATATATTGAAGTATCAAATACGGCCCAAAACCGGAGCAGCATCATGTCCATTTCAATTAGTTTCTTATTGGAAATGTGAACAAGATCACACAGATCTGAAagtagattataaatataatcttcATGCGATGAGTCCTCCATCCCCTCTTCTCAATGTTTCAGTTTGTGTACCCATCAATGTGggtgttaaaaatgttatagcCATGCCCAAGAGTATATGGAATGGAGAAAATGGTCAGGCATTGTGGAGATTCACAGAGCTGTCTCAGCACTCTGAAGATAGAGGGGTGGGATCGTTGAGGGCTAGATTCGAACTGAACAATGGTCCATCATCTAAAGGAACTATATCCGCTCAGTTTAACTGTGAAGGGGCTACTCTATCCGGTATAGAGTTCGAACTAGTAGGTAGCGGTTATCGCCTATCTCTAGTGAAACGACGTTTCGTTTctggaaaatatatttgtgataGTGATTTTTACTAA
- the LOC106720747 gene encoding SH3 domain-binding protein 5 homolog isoform X1 has protein sequence MSRKFPVSTCCLLLPHVWEYEVRVPCDCLKLFVNFQVELEKLNAATDEINKLELELDESVKTFHLLLNETSRRLQTLSKRLGSCVDRSRPYHKAVEAAAAARTDCQRAAVQFQRASELHAAAKETVSLAEQRFVSKQDEWQFDSNWQEVLNHAIIKVMDAEKRKTESGREHQKKAAAYIAAEKNVTQLEENLKRSIIKSRLYFDEKKLCDEQLQMQNEKIEKLQRLIADAKFRYATSLKALEEISEEIHRRRGEYPPGKEPIPVGPREPGVGAERDPIHDENQLEPRDFEKDEEPSLQELRKRVRELALKPIDRSDVDTDEAWTQELNETINKLDQLLMMKENNQQKRSKFTASSPRNSSAPTTSTNTAHRQPPSDSWNTDSNLTRTKSISRDVIYETVNPPMSKTEKSKSMMSLDVLALARDATILDRESYLKAVIEDKSPTGTFTESNSDRNESLDDILMVECDSSDSTQNPVIRMTSSTITDSDHS, from the exons ATGTCTCGTAAGTTTCCCGTCTCTACGTGTTGCTTGCTGCTGCCACATGTGTGGGAGTACGAAGTGCGAGTGCCCTGTGACTGTCTCAAGCTATTCGTCAACTTTCAGGTGGAATTGGAGAAATTGAACGCGGCCACGGACGAAATCAATAAACTGGAGCTGGAATTAGAC GAGTCTGTAAAAACGTTTCACTTGCTATTGAACGAGACTTCGCGTCGACTGCAGACGTTGAGCAAACGGCTCGGTAGCTGTGTGGACAGGTCGCGGCCCTATCACAAGGCGGTCGAAGCCGCTGCCGCTGCTAGGACAGATTGCCAGCGAGCAGCGGTGCAGTTTCAACGTGCCAGTG AGCTGCACGCGGCCGCCAAGGAGACTGTGAGCCTGGCGGAGCAGCGCTTCGTCAGCAAACAGGACGAGTGGCAGTTCGACAGCAACTGGCAGGAGGTTCTCAATCATGCCATCATCAAG GTTATGGACgcagaaaaaagaaaaactgagAGCGGACGTGAACATCAAAAGAAAGCTGCGGCATACATCGCGGCTGAAAAAAAC GTGACTCAACTAgaagaaaacttaaaaaggaGCATCATTAAATCCCGTTTATATTTCGATGAAAAGAAACTTTGTGATGAACAGCTTCAGATGCAGAATGAAAAGATAGAGAAACTGCAGCGTCTCATTGCAGACGCCAAGTTCCGGTATGCGACATCACTCAAGGCTCTAGAGGAGATCTCCGAAGAGATACACAGACGAAGAGGAGAGTACCCGCCGGGCAAAGAACCTATACCGGTCGGGCCAAGGGAGCCGGGAGTCGGCGCAGAGCGAGACCCTATACACGATGAAAATCAACTGGAACCGAGAGATTTTGAAAAAGATGAAGAACCCAGTCTCCAAGAGCTTAGGAAGAGAGTGAGAGAACTCGCCCTCAAGCCGATAGACCGGAGCGATGTGGACACAGATGAAGCTTGGACGCAGGAACTGAACGAGACCATCAATAAATTGGATCAGCTGCTAATGATGAAGGAGAACAATCAACAGAAGAGGTCCAAGTTCACGGCGAGCTCTCCGCGGAACTCCAGCGCGCCCACAACCAGCACCAATACAGCGCACAGACAGCCGCCCAGTGACAGCTGGAATACTGACTCTAACTTGACTAGAACTAAGTCAATCAGTCGGGATGTCATCTACGAAACTGTTAATCCTCCGATGAGTAAAACTGAAAAGTCTAAAAGCATGATGTCTTTAGATGTTCTAGCGTTAGCTCGTGACGCTACAATTCTAGATCGGGAGTCATATTTGAAGGCAGTGATAGAAGATAAATCACCAACCGGCACTTTTACTGAAAGTAATTCTGACAGGAACGAAAGTCTTGATGATATCCTGATGGTGGAATGTGACTCCAGTGATTCCACGCAGAATCCCGTCATCAGAATGACCAGCTCCACCATCACTGACAGCGATCATAGCTAA
- the LOC106707441 gene encoding peroxisomal acyl-coenzyme A oxidase 3, which produces MEDLSFIPDLLSGPLDVYRNTASFKWKRLKLSLEGDLELLKLKYKIWHILERDPLFAHNQVTPSVEEQKRITQLQLKKINEYKFVTKEIFNSRYSKRTRAIMTINEAVQSLNPSVSVKMAIGIYLFSNALLSLGTERHHKFYEATILNREILASFALTEIAHGSDARLMRTTATYDATRREFVVHTPDFEAAKCWVGNLGRTCTHTLLFAQLIMPDGTNHGLHGFVVPIRDPDTLETYPGLVVGDMGEKIGVNGIDNGFIMFNQYRIPRENLLNRAADVTEDGQYVSSFSDPSKILGAALENLSAGRIGIMQESCHSLASAVTIAVRYAATRTQFGEQDNEIPLIEYDLHQWRLFGYVAAAVVFRIYIQSFAQVYLNIVEKSHMGENVDNLSEAVSEIHAMVSCSKPLLTWTTMEAAQQCREACGGHGYLKCANLGDIRSNHEPTVTYEGDNNVLQQQAGNWLLRQYSAARAGELLDCPLDTVTFLRHHHTVANLVFTANNTAQLKTTQFIMSTYKWLICYLLKQTYDKYEALLAKGLTKFQAKNKSQVYRWRNLTKAYSEYLALMFSLEAIEKKEETLKPVLYKLFTLYGLWSLDRHLVELYQGGYCVGEKPAKLLREAVMELCSDLKSEMVSVVDALAPTDFVLNSVLAKSDGRLYQNLQKALVGHPGTFERAHWWRQVVPSAKL; this is translated from the exons ATGGAAGACCTTAGTTTTATCCCAGATCTCCTTAGCGGGCCCCTGGATGTTTATAGAAACACCGCATCGTTTAAGTGGAAACGCCTTAAACTGTCTTTGGAAGGAGACCtcgaattattaaaacttaaa TACAAAATATGGCACATCCTAGAAAGGGATCCGTTGTTTGCTCACAACCAAGTCACACCATCTGTGGAAGAACAGAAGCGTATAACTCAACtgcaacttaaaaaaatcaatgaataCAAGTTTGTTACCAAGGAAATTTTCAATTCTAGGTACAGCAAAAGG ACTAGAGCTATAATGACGATTAACGAAGCGGTGCAGTCGCTGAATCCCAGCGTCTCAGTAAAAATGGCCATCGGAATCTATCTATTCTCCAATGCACTACTCTCTCTAGGCACTGAACGACATCACAAGTTCTATGAGGCAACCATACTGAATAGAGAG ATCCTGGCGAGTTTCGCACTGACGGAGATCGCGCACGGATCTGACGCACGACTGATGCGTACGACTGCGACTTATGACGCGACGCGACGAGAATTCGTCGTGCATACGCCCGACTTTGAGGCCGCTAAATGCTGGGTTGGTAATCTAG GCAGAACGTGCACACACACTCTGCTGTTCGCGCAACTGATCATGCCCGACGGCACCAACCATGGACTGCACGGCTTTGTGGTGCCCATCCGAGACCCAGACACTCTCGAGACCTACCCCGGTCTCGTGGTAGGGGACATGGGCGAGAAGATTGGCGTTAACGGTATTGATAACGG GTTCATAATGTTCAATCAGTATCGGATACCGCGCGAGAATCTGTTGAACAGAGCAGCAGATGTTACCGAGGACGGACAGTACGTCAGCTCATTTTCAGACCCTTCCAAAATACTTGGGGCTGCGTTAGAAAATTTATCAGCAG GTCGTATTGGCATAATGCAGGAGAGTTGTCACTCTCTGGCGAGTGCGGTGACCATTGCTGTAAGGTACGCGGCCACACGCACACAGTTCGGTGAACAGGACAATGAGATACCCCTCATCGAATACGATTTACAT CAATGGCGTCTGTTCGGGTACGTAGCGGCGGCTGTCGTGTTCAGAATATACATACAAAGTTTTGCACAAGTCTACCTCAATATTGTAGAAAAGTCGCATATGGGTGAAAATGTTGACAATTTG aGCGAGGCTGTGTCTGAGATCCACGCGATGGTGTCGTGCAGCAAGCCGCTGCTGACGTGGACCACGATGGAGGCTGCACAGCAATGCCGAGAGGCTTGCGGAGGACATGGATACCTCAAG TGTGCGAACTTAGGAGACATCCGCAGCAACCACGAGCCGACAGTGACGTACGAGGGTGACAACAACGTGCTGCAGCAGCAGGCCGGCAACTGGCTCCTCAGGCAGTACTCGGCCGCGCGCGCCGGGGAACTCCTCGACTGCCCCCTCGACACCGTCACCTTCCTCCGCCACCACCACACTGTCGCCAACCTCGTCTTCACCGCCAACAACACTGCGCAACTCAAGACCACACAAT TTATAATGTCGACTTACAAATGGCTTATATGTTACCTACTGAAGCAAACATACGACAAATACGAAGCTCTACTTGCTAAAGGTCTAACTAAATTCCAAGCTAAGAATAAATCTCAAGTATACAGATGGCGGAATTTAACCAAAGCTTACTCTGAATATTTAGCATTAATGTTCAGTCTAGAAGCCATagagaagaaagaagaaaCATTAAAACCAGTTCTATATAAACTGTTCACATTATATGGTCTATGGTCTTTGGATAGACATTTAGTTGAACTTTACCAAGGTGGTTATTGTGTTGGAGAAAAACCTGCGAAGTTGTTGAGGGAAGCTGTAATGGAGTTATGTTCGGATCTGAAGAGTGAGATGGTCAGTGTGGTGGATGCTCTCGCTCCCACTGATTTTGTCCTGAATTCTGTCCTGGCTAAAAGTGATGGAAGA tTATACCAAAATCTGCAGAAGGCGTTGGTTGGACATCCAGGTACTTTCGAGCGTGCGCATTGGTGGCGTCAGGTTGTACCATCTGCTAAACTTTAA